The Lysobacterales bacterium region TCCAGAACCGTAGAAATATGGACACCCCCATCGCACTCGACTGCCTGCGCGCCTTGGCCCAGGAACACCGCCTCGCCGCATTCCGCGCACTGGTGCAGGCCGGGCCGACCGGGCTCTGCGTGGGTGAGCTGAGGCAAGCGCTCGACATTCCCGGCCCCACGCTGAGCTCGCACCTCAACCAGCTGCGCGCCGCCGGTCTCGTGAAGGACCACCGCGACGGGCGACACATCCAGCTGGCCGCCGACTTCCAGCGCATGAACGCGCTGCTCGCCTACCTCACCGAGAACTGCTGCGCCGGCGCCCCCTGCGCGCCCGCGTCCGTCTGCACACCCGCCATCGAGGAGCCCGCACGATGACTGCTGAACTCGTCCGCGTCCTGTTCGTCTGCGTCGAGAACGCCAACCGCAGCCAGATGGCCGAAGCCTTCGCCCGCCTCCACGGAGGTGCCCAGGTTGAGGCGCACAGCGCTGGCTCACGGCCTTCAGGCGTGATCAATCCGAAAGCAGTGCGCTTCATGGCGGAACTGGACTACGACCTCACGGCGCACGGCTCGAAGTCGCTGGACGAGATCGCCGGCATCGACTTCGATGCAGTCATCACGATGGGCTGCGGCGACTCCTGCCCGTGGGTGCCGGCCAAACGTCGCGAGGATTGGGCGCTGCCTGACCCCAAGCACATGGACGAAGAGGCCTACCGCGCCGTGCGCGACGACATCTCCAAGCGGGTGCGGGGCCTGCTGAGCGCACTGGGCGTGCGCGCATGAGTACCGCCGTGCGCGAACTCGAATCGAAGCGGCCCGGACTCGATCTGTTTGGCCGCTACCTCACGCTGTGGGTGGCGCTGTGCATCGTCGCAGGCATCGGTCTTGGCGAACTGTTCCCGTCCGCGTTCGTGGCGCTGGCGGCGATGGAAGTGGAGCACGTCAACCTGCCGGTGGCCCTGCTGATCTGGCTGATGATCATCCCGATGCTCATGAAGATCGATTTCGCGCGTATGCGCGAGGTCGGCCAGCAGGCGCGGGCGATCGGCGTGACGCTCGCGGTGAACTGGCTGATCAAGCCCTTCACGATGGCGGCGCTCGGCGCTCTGTTCATCTACGGCCTGTTCGCGGATTGGCTGCCTGCCGATCAACACGACAGCTACGTCGCCGGGTTGATCCTGCTGGGCGCCGCGCCTTGCACCGCGATGGTGTTCGTATGGTCCAACCTCGTCGACGGCGAGCCCAACTTCACACTGAGCCAGGTCGCGCTCAACGACGCGGTGATGGTGTTCGCCTTCGCGCCCATCGTTGCCCTGCTGCTGGGCGTGTCGGCGATCAGCGTGCCCTGGGCGACCCTGCTGCTGTCGGTCGGCCTCTACATCCTGGTGCCCCTCGTCATCGCGCAAGCCTTGCGCGCCTGGCTGCTCGCGCGCGATGCCGAAGCCTTCGAGCGCGTGCTCGCGAAGCTCGGGCCCGCTTCCATGCTCGCCCTGCTGTTGACCCTGGTGCTCCTGTTCGGATTCCAGGGGCCGCAGATCCTCGCCCAGCCCCTGATCATCCTGCTGCTGGCGGTGCCGATCGTCATCCAGGCCTATCTGATTGCCGCGATTGCGCTCGGACTGAACCAATGGTTGAAGGTGCCGCACTGTGTGGCGGGTCCTTCCGCGCTGATCGGCACCAGCAACTTCTTCGAGCTGGCGGTGGCGGTAGCGATCAGCCTGTTCGGACTGAGCTCGGGCGCGGCGCTGGCCACGGTCGTCGGCGTGCTCGTCGAAGTGCCCGTGATGCTGTCGCTGGTCGCATGGATCCGTCGCCGCGCCCCGGCGGGCGTTTCCGCCTGAGCCAAAGCACAGCGGGCACGACTGCACCCGCGTGGTGCGCTATGGCCAAGTGCTGCACCATTTCTGTGCGGCGGGTGTTCGGAGCGACAGGAATATGCAGACGAATCAGTGCCTTGAAGCTCTGTCGCAGCTGGCACGATGATTGCTGCAACTGCAGCAGTCCCCACCACCCGCGGAGCGTTTCATGTCGTTCGAACAGGTTCAGAAGCTGGCCCAGGACAACGAGATCGAGTGGATCGATCTGCGATTCACCGACGTCCGCGGTGTCCAGCACCACGTCACCTTCCCGGCCCGCGTGCTCGAACCCAGCCTGTTCGAGGACGGCAAGATGTTCGACGGAAGCTCCATCGCGGGCTGGCGCGGCATCAACGAGTCCGACATGGTGCTGCTGCCGGACGCGAGCACGGCCTTCATCGATCCCTTCACCGCCGATCCGACCCTGGTGCTGATCTGCGACATTCTCGACCCCAAGACCATGCAGGGCTACACCCGCGACCCGCGCGGCGTGGCCAAGCGCGCCGAGGCCTATCTGAAGTCGACCGGCATCGCCGACACCGCGTTCTTCGGCCCCGAGCCCGAGTTCTTCATCTTCGATTCCGTCCGCTACAAGAACGAGATGAGCGGCGCCTCTTTCGAGGTCGACTCCGAAGAAGCGCCTTGGAACACCAACCGCAAGTACGAAGGCGGCAACAGCGGCCACCGTCCGACCGTCAAGGGCGGCTACTTCCCGGTGGCGCCGGTGGATTCGCTGCACGACATCCGCGCCGAGATGTGCCGCCTGCTGGAGCAGATCGGCATCGAGATCGAAGTGCACCACCATGAGGTGGCCGGCCCCGGTCAGTGTGAGATCGGCGCGAAGTTCAATACCCTCGTCAAGAAGGCCGACGAGCTGACGATGCTGAAGTACGTGGTCAAGAACGTTGCCCATCGCAACGGCAAGACCGCCACCTTCATGCCCAAGCCGATCGTCGGTGACAACGGCAGCGGCATGCACGTGCACCAGTCGCTGGCCAAGGGCGGCACCAACCTGTTCAGCGGCGACGGCTACGCCGGCCTCTCGCAGCTGGCGCTGTGGT contains the following coding sequences:
- a CDS encoding helix-turn-helix transcriptional regulator; the protein is MDTPIALDCLRALAQEHRLAAFRALVQAGPTGLCVGELRQALDIPGPTLSSHLNQLRAAGLVKDHRDGRHIQLAADFQRMNALLAYLTENCCAGAPCAPASVCTPAIEEPAR
- a CDS encoding arsenate reductase ArsC; the protein is MTAELVRVLFVCVENANRSQMAEAFARLHGGAQVEAHSAGSRPSGVINPKAVRFMAELDYDLTAHGSKSLDEIAGIDFDAVITMGCGDSCPWVPAKRREDWALPDPKHMDEEAYRAVRDDISKRVRGLLSALGVRA
- the arsB gene encoding ACR3 family arsenite efflux transporter → MSTAVRELESKRPGLDLFGRYLTLWVALCIVAGIGLGELFPSAFVALAAMEVEHVNLPVALLIWLMIIPMLMKIDFARMREVGQQARAIGVTLAVNWLIKPFTMAALGALFIYGLFADWLPADQHDSYVAGLILLGAAPCTAMVFVWSNLVDGEPNFTLSQVALNDAVMVFAFAPIVALLLGVSAISVPWATLLLSVGLYILVPLVIAQALRAWLLARDAEAFERVLAKLGPASMLALLLTLVLLFGFQGPQILAQPLIILLLAVPIVIQAYLIAAIALGLNQWLKVPHCVAGPSALIGTSNFFELAVAVAISLFGLSSGAALATVVGVLVEVPVMLSLVAWIRRRAPAGVSA
- the glnA gene encoding type I glutamate--ammonia ligase — translated: MSFEQVQKLAQDNEIEWIDLRFTDVRGVQHHVTFPARVLEPSLFEDGKMFDGSSIAGWRGINESDMVLLPDASTAFIDPFTADPTLVLICDILDPKTMQGYTRDPRGVAKRAEAYLKSTGIADTAFFGPEPEFFIFDSVRYKNEMSGASFEVDSEEAPWNTNRKYEGGNSGHRPTVKGGYFPVAPVDSLHDIRAEMCRLLEQIGIEIEVHHHEVAGPGQCEIGAKFNTLVKKADELTMLKYVVKNVAHRNGKTATFMPKPIVGDNGSGMHVHQSLAKGGTNLFSGDGYAGLSQLALWYIGGVFKHARAINAFANSTTNSYKRLVPGFEAPVMLAYSASNRSASCRIPFVSNPKARRIEMRFPDPMNSGYLTFTALMMAGIDGILNKIDPGAPSDKDLYDLPPEEEKNFPTVCHSLDQALDALDKDREFLKAGGVMTDDFIDGYIALKMQEVTKFRAATHPLEYQLYYSL